GCAGAACTTGAGGGTCTGAAGTTTGAGGTAGCTCCTGGGTTCTCGAATGTTCCCACTCTCTGCTGTGTTAACTGGGTCTCTGTGATCTGTTTGTTCAACCACTGTATAACTGgaagatattaaaaaatcttgtgattttttaaaagtttaaaatataaacctcCACAGCACAAATACTAGTATTAAactgaaaaaatgttttggctTATGAGTTTTAATAAAACTTACCATTTTCATTAGTTTTTAACAGTTGGCGACTTTCTTCTAATTTCTGAACCGTAGTCTCTAAGTTATCTGACAGCTTCTTGCTCtacaacagaaaaataaaaaaaaattcattacgGTAATTCACACTAAGCATTTGCTTAGAATTCAAGAATATCCttcataatgttcattttaattcaGTCTGCATTAATTTTCATCCCACTGCaagactaaaaaaaataattaacaatacTTCTGCAAATCACAGGCAACATTTCCTCCTTTATAAACCATCTTCTATTAATCAATATTCTAAATCCTGAAACCATTTACAGGAAATGATTTACTGAATATTCTTAACCCTCCAGccattcatttaatatttacctCGTCTTCCTTCTGCCTCAGGCTGTCCTTTGTGCTGGCCAGTTCCTGCCGCAGCCTCTCTAGCTCCTGGTCTTTTTCACCCAGCAACTTCTCTTGCTCATTTGCGATCTGACTCCTTAGTTTCACCTTTTAAATTTAAGAAGATTCTTTGCATGGGTGCCAGAATATTAGCAGTTGTTGCCTACTTTATGTGAggaatttttctatttattctaagtttcttttctaaaaatatacaTCTATCAATCTGGTGCTATTGGAAACACTTTAACTTACTATTTTCTgtaattaattttcaaagattttttttcctgattaACCAACCTTAGCATGGTAGTTTTTAATCTCCCCCTGGAGCTTTTTGATGATCTCATTCCCTTTCATAAGTTCGTCTGACATAGCTTTCACTTTGTTTTCCAGTTTGTAATTCTCTTTCTGCTTATACTCTAATTCTTCTTCCAGTCGGACCTTTAACAAAgggaaaattataaaatacgcTGCATgattaaatttccaaaaatcttTAGTAAATGAAGTAGGAGGTAATTATTTCTCAAAAGTATAAacgattttcatttttttttttcagaaactcTAACTCTGATATAGATTGAGAACACTTTTCACCAGGTAAAAAAACAATGGTTTTCAGCAAACACTGCTATAAACCTACCTTcctttcctgctctgaactaAGCAGATCAGTGGACTTATTGATGACCATCTCTTTGTCCTTGACCTCCTGCTCAAGGACGGCGACCCTGGTGGTCAGCTGATGGATGAGCTTCTCTTTCTCGTGGTACTCCCCGTCCAGGGAGGAGTTCTGTTTCCTCAGTCCCTGTAGTTCCTGCTTGACCCGCATGTGCTCCTCTTCCAGAGTGGAGAGCTTGGACTTGAGTTCACGGATTGAGGACTCTGATTTGTATTTTCTGTCTGTTAAATCCTGCCAAATAAATACcccaaaaataataacaaagcCCCTTTTCAGAGTGAAAACACTATTAATTGCCGGCTGTTAATTATGAagcattcattattattaaacatattcctcataaatattattaaaactgaACTCCTACACCTATACATGAACCATAGGTATATGTATGCACATAAAGTCAATAACTACTGCCTGTGTTCTGAAGCAATACATTTTCATTGATCGAAGATTCACTTTCAATCCTACACAGTACCTTATTGACCCCCTCCATCTCATACAGTCTGGACTCCATCTGCTTGACGATCTTCATGTGAGCTTGCTCCATGTCTTTTCTTTCCCTTTCTTGTCTCTGCTGATAACTGCCCTGCATCTGGAAATCAAAACGGAAAAAATAAGTTCATTTCTACAAGAAAAACATCTTCAAAGTATGAAGGTATTCTTTTTTCAACACAGACGTAAGTGTGATTTTGTTTACCTGAATGGCCTTTTCCTTTTCTGTTGCCATTTCATGTTTATGCTTGGCTGCCAAGTCGTTCATTTTAGCCGTCCATTCTGCCTTCAGATGGTCAAGTTCTATGGTCTTGCTGCTCAATGCCTTTTTAAATGTGGAGGAAGAAAAGAGATTTTAAATAATCCATAGttcttaaaacaaaacactATGATTTGTCGACAAAAGTTGGGAGTTCCATCAGAATTCAACAGGAATATTTCCATCGTACTTCTTGAGACAAACTGTAATTACAACAATAAGAATTCATTAACATATTCATATAACCCTTACCTCTGTTGTCTGCTGAAGTTTCTGATTTAAATTTGTATCTGTGTGCTCTAGTCTTTGTTGCAGTAAAGAATTGGTGTCCTGAAATTGAAACATGGTACAGTTagatttttggtaaaatttcaagataaataaatgatttaattctGGTTGAAACGCAGCATTTGAttgaatagaaaaatttagttaaatttgtataaccttgTTTCCACATCACAGGATGCGCCACAATGCACCAATGTCAAAAACGGACTAATCAgattgacgttacgtttgaattttgaacagattaatatcattttaaaaagtaaaatacacAGTCACTCAATTTGtacaataaattatataaaattaaattataaggaatgaactcaatatctacccaagttatgtGCGTATTACCTGGGTTGAGgtaatgtacaattttttttttataattggctttgcggattataaagcgtaaactgcccaaaccaggttatactcgtataaattgggtagacattgagttcatttcttaattaactgagatgaaaaattacattggatatatttaatattatattaatatattattatttaaggGGGTATTTTTGATCTTTGGGGAAGGGATTTTCTCTTCATTCATTTTATACCttaaactgtttcaaacaaTCTGCCAGGTATTTCTTAATATCTGAATCTGTTCCAGGTATAAATTTCAGACTGAGGTGGGTCAGGTGCTTGAATGGGTTTGTTTCTATTACATTCAATGTGCAAGTTGTACGCTCTCCATTCAAAGAACCCTGGGAGATAAAATGAAGGATGAATCTGCaaggagaaaacaaaacaagtgatgtatgagttcaaatacatgtaaatcactgaaatcaatttaaagaaaaaaaacaggtTCATCATTCTCTTAGATGAAATATGTTGATGTGTTCATACACACATTAACGTCATGTCCCAGTCTCACATACATTCTATGACTGTGTACCAACTCAACTGaaagtgtttcttttttttcatttcattatttcttgTCCTTCAATAAAACCATCTCTTGCAAAAGTGACACTTCTTCGCTTTTACAAAGATATAAAAGTGAACAGGAAGGCAATGCATGTCATCAATATTGTTCCAGTTTATCATTGACTCATGCCAACAATGGACTGTATGCACGGAAATATTTGCCCCGGTTTTACTTTTGCCCCTTTTGCCTTTGTTGTCAGCAGACAGTTTTAAGTCTGGGTGccttccaatgtctcaaattatctttttaaaatacacaagTGTGTCTGGGTGAATTTAAGACGaggcgaaaccgtttgcaagtatAGAAGGGCCAAAATAACACAGGGCCAAAATAGCCCTGTCAACATTTATACCATTGGTGAGATTTCCTGGAATAAACCCATTAGAATATGACACAAACTATTTATAAGACCAAAAATTTTCCCCAAGTTGTGAAACAGTCCATAAGCATGTGGATCATCAGTCTTACTGTTCTTACTTGGGAAATTCTTTGTGTTCTTCCCTTAGACACATGTCTAATAGGTCTATGAACTTCTGGGGGAACTGGGCAAAGTCCACCAATAATCCCTGTTGGGTTTTCAGGCTGAAAAAGACAAGGAAAACAGGATAATTTCTACATGGGGTTTATAGGTACTTGAAATGCACTTTGCCTTAAAAGGATTGAGGGAAAATCATGTTTTTACTACTACGTACTACTGGTAACAAAAGAGTTCATATTGGTGATTCCTTCAGCATATGATACATAGCTATTCTCATTGAAAAACATACCTTTGGAAATCTTCTTCACCCAATCTCAGTGTGTACAAGAAGAATAAATCCCTCTCATCTGTGAGTCTGACCACTAGCTCCTACAAAAATCAAAGCAGGCATTTCAATACACATTAACACAAGCAGACATAAACTAAATAAAGATGAGAAGTTTTTCTTAACTTGATGAACATTCAATTTGATATGTCTAGATCAAGTGTCACTAATTCATATGATAAACCAATTATTGCTTTGGCAGAGTTCCCGAAACCAGTCCAAATTCTGTCGGACAATTGTCctgtaaatattcaaaatttactaaattatctct
This portion of the Magallana gigas chromosome 7, xbMagGiga1.1, whole genome shotgun sequence genome encodes:
- the LOC105335067 gene encoding spindle assembly abnormal protein 6 homolog, giving the protein MADELFTKRLPILFKSPDREDRREHVTLKMELQTISSPLHKKELVVRLTDERDLFFLYTLRLGEEDFQSLKTQQGLLVDFAQFPQKFIDLLDMCLREEHKEFPKFILHFISQGSLNGERTTCTLNVIETNPFKHLTHLSLKFIPGTDSDIKKYLADCLKQFKDTNSLLQQRLEHTDTNLNQKLQQTTEALSSKTIELDHLKAEWTAKMNDLAAKHKHEMATEKEKAIQMQGSYQQRQERERKDMEQAHMKIVKQMESRLYEMEGVNKDLTDRKYKSESSIRELKSKLSTLEEEHMRVKQELQGLRKQNSSLDGEYHEKEKLIHQLTTRVAVLEQEVKDKEMVINKSTDLLSSEQERKVRLEEELEYKQKENYKLENKVKAMSDELMKGNEIIKKLQGEIKNYHAKVKLRSQIANEQEKLLGEKDQELERLRQELASTKDSLRQKEDESKKLSDNLETTVQKLEESRQLLKTNENVIQWLNKQITETQLTQQRVGTFENPGATSNFRPSSSALHNYSTSSYGSMNSHTEGPGSGVGIPRTYPNTHRQPQVQYNPGQPRRTGLPQPMSRASHPPSIPEESRPKSSQSSAITGLSGGDKENDPPLDPKYLQKREEPIHLRGLGGRMESPPIIQTSAVPPVHATRVGQHSMAPKTGQPPLASAYFPGQKMS